The window GCGCAACACCGTTTGCCCAGCCGGGTCGACGACCAGGTCGCGATAGCGGATCACTTCGACGCTGCGCCCTTGCGAGCGGCGCAACAGCGCGCGGCTGCGTGCGACGAGCTCGAGGAGATCGAACGGCTTGCCGATATAGTCGTCGGCGCCGGCCTCCAGTCCGTCGACGCGATCGGCGACGGTGCCTTTCGCGGTCAGCACGAGCACCGGCACGTCGTTGCCGGCGTCGCGCAGCCATCTCAGCAGCTCGTTGCCGGACATGAGCGGCAAGCCCAAGTCGAGCACGACGAGCGCATAGGCGGTGGTTTCGAGCGCGAGCATGGCCTTGCGGCCGTCGCGTGCCCAATCGACTGTGAAGCCGGCTTGCCGAAGACCCGCTTCGACGCCGCTGCCAATCAAATCATCGTCTTCAACTAGGAGGATGCGCATGAGAAGGAGTGGGGGTGGCCCGCATAAGGTTTCCTTCAGGATCGGCCGGTACCGTCGCTTGGCCCGGTTCGATACAGAGGGGTCCGCGTAGCATAAGCCATCTGCCGCGCTTTTCGCCGAGAGGCGACCCCGCATGCATTCCCTATCTGTGCCGATGCGTATCGTCGAGTCGAGCCGAGTTGAGTCGCGTTGCGCCGATAAGCTTCAAAGCTCCACGCGAGCCCCGAGTTCGATGACGCGATTGGCGGGCAGCTTCAGATATTCCGCGACGTTGCCGACGTTATGCAGCATCACCGCGAACATCTTCTCGCGCCACAGTGCCATGCCGACGTTGGAAACGGGGACGACGCTGGCGCGGCTCAGGAAGTACGACGTCTCCGTCGGGTCGAACGCGAGGCCGAGCGGCTTGCACGCTTCGAGCGCGACCGGCAGATTGACCTCGTCCTTGAAGCCGTAGTGGATCGTGACCTGGTAGCACTCGTCTACGAGCCGCTCCACCGTCGCGCGCTGGCTTGGCGGAACCCACGGAATTTCCTTCGTGCTGACAGTTAGGAACACTACGCGCTGGTGAAACACGCGGTTGTGGATGAGATTGTTCACGAGCGCATGCGGCACGCTATGGGGATTCGGCGAGAGGAAGATCGCCGTGCCGCCGACGCGCGTCGGCGAGTGCGCGAGCAGCGTGCTCAAGTACGACTTCAACGGCGTGGTGCCGGCGCGCACACGGGCTTCGGCCAGCATCATTTCCCAGCCGCGTCCCCAAGTGGCCATCACCGTGAACATCACGATGCCGATCACGAGCGGGAACCAGCCGCCTTGCACGATCTTGAGCAGGTTCGCCGAGAAGAACGTCGCGTCGATGAGGAAGAAGAACACGGTCGCGAACACGCACAGGAACCAGTTGTAGTTCCATGCGTAGCGCACGACGAAGAACGTGAGGCAGGTCGTGATGAGCATCGTGCCGGTCACGGCGATGCCGTAGGCGGACCCGAGCGCGGTCGATGAACCGAAGCCGACCACCGCGGCCACCACGGCGCACAGCAGCGCCCAGTTGATGCCGGGCACGTAGATCTGGCCGATTTCCTGGGCCGACGTGTACACGACGGTCATGCGCGGCAGGAAGCCGAGCTGCATGGCTTGCTTCGCCATCGAATAGGTGCCGGAAATCACGGCTTGCGACGCGATGATGGTGGCGATCGTCGAGAGCACGATCATCGGAAACAGCGCCCATTGCGGAAACAGCAGGTAGAACGGATTCTGCATGGCCTTGGGATTGGCGAGCAGCAGCGCGCCTTGTCCGAGGTAGTTCAAGGCTAGCGCCGGGAACACGAGACCGAACCACGTGAGGCGGATCGGGTTTGCGCCGAAGTGGCCCATGTCGGCATACAGCGCTTCGGCGCCGGTCAGCGACAACACCACTGCGCCGAGCGCGACGAACGCGAGCCAGCGGTGATGCAGGCAGAACGCGAGCCCATGGAACGGATCGAGCGCGCTCAGGATGGCGGGCGCATCCGCGATGTTGACGACCCCGGCCACGGCGAGCACCGCGAACCAGACCACCATGATCGGGCCGAACACCGCGCCGATGCCGGCCGTGCCGTGCTTCTGCATGATGAACAACGTGATCAGCGCTGCGAGCGTGACCGGTATCACGTAGGTCTTGAGCACCGGCGCCGCGACTTCGAGCCCTTCCACCGCGCTCAGCACCGAGATCGCCGGGGTAATCACGCTGTCGCCGAAGAACAGTGCGGCGCCCATGATGCCGACCAGCAGCAGCGAATTGCGCAGCCGCTTGCGCGTCGCCACCGACGACGCGGCGAGCGACAGCAGCGCCATGATTCCGCCTTCGCCGTGGTTGTTCGCACGCAGAATCAGGGCGACGTACTTGAGCGAAACGACCACCATCAGCGACCAGAAGATCAGCGAGACGATGCCGATCAAATTGAACCGGTTCAGCGCGAGGCCGTTGGCGGGGTCGAAGACGGTTTGGAGCGTGTAGAGCGGACTCGTGCCGATATCGCCGTACACGACGCCGAGCGCGGCGAGCGCCAAGGCGGGCATGGCCGGTTTGTGCGGCCGAGGCTCGCCGACATGCCCGGCGCCGGAGGTTTCGGTTGCAGGTAGGCTCATGTCTCCCTCCAGATTGACGCTCGCTGCGCAAAGGAAGACCGTATCCGTTTGCGCCGCATGGCGGCTCTGAAAGCTGGTTGTATTGTTCGATGCTTGGCTTTCTATCTGCAGTTGTTCGAAGTATAGGGAAGCGTCGGCGTAAGAACCGTGACGCGTTAAAAAAACGTTAACGTGTAGTTAAGCAAGCGTCGGGCAGGGTGGCGTGCATGCGGCGTGCCCGCTTGCGCTCGATGGCGTCTCTTGTCATAGGAATGGGGGAGGCGTGCGGCGCGGTCCATGAATGCAACGCGGGCCTTCTCGTCAGATACCGAGAAGGCCCGCGCCGTACCGCCTGATTGAAGCCGCGAGGCGGCTGCCTTGCTTATACCGCCGCGACCGTCACCGACTTGGTCACCAAATAGCCTTCCATCGCTTCCGGCCCGCCTTCCGAGCCGTAGCCCGAATCCTTGACGCCGCCGAACGGCATTTCCGGCCAGGGCGTGGCGGGCTGGTTGATCCACAGCATGCCGACTTCGAGCTGTTGCGACAGCAGGTGCACGTTCTTGAACGACTTCGTGAACGCGTAGCCCGCGAGGCCGAAGGGCAGGCGGTTGGCTTCGGCGATCGCCTCTTCGAGCGAATCGACGCCGCGCACCGCCGCGACCGGGCCGAACGGCTCGTTGTTGAACACGTCGGCTTCGAGCGAGACGTTCGACAGCACCGTCGGCGCGAAGAAGTTGCCTTCCGTGCCGACGCGCTCGCCGCCCGTCTCGACCTTGGCGCCCGTGGCGCGCGCGTCTTCGAGCACCTTGCTCATGGCCGTGAGGCGGCGCGCGTTGGCGAGCGGCCCGAGGTTGGTGCCTTCGGCAAGACCGTCGCCGAGCTTCAAGTTTTCGGCGTGCTTGACGAGCTCCCGCACGAATTGTTCGCGGATGCTGTTGTGCACCAGAAAGCGCGTCGGCGAGATGCAGACTTGGCCGGCGTTGCGGAACTTCGCGCCGCCCGCCGCCTTGACGGCGAGCGCGACGTCGGCATCTTCCGCGACGATGACCGGCGCGTGGCCGCCCAGCTCCATCGTGGCGCGCTTCATGTGCGCGCCGGCGAGTGCCGCGAGCTGCTTGCCGACCGGCGTCGAGCCCGTGAACGTGACTTTGCGGATCACCGGGTGCGGAATCAGGTAGCCCGAGATTTCGGCCGGATCGCCGAACACGAGGCCGACCACGCCGGCGGGCACGCCCGCATCGACGAACGCTTTCAGCAACGCGGCCGGCGACGCCGGGGTTTCCTCGGGCGCTTTCACGAGAAACGAGCAGCCGCTCGCGAGCGCGGCGGAGAGCTTGCGCACGACTTGATTGACGGGGAAATTCCACGGCGTGAACGCGGCGACGGGACCGATCGGCTCCTTCTGCACCGTTTGCTGGACCGCGAGATTGCGCGGCGGCACGATGCGGCCGTAGACGCGGCGGCCTTCGTCGGCGAACCATTCGATGATGTCGGCGGCCGACAGCACTTCGATGCGCGATTCGGCAAACGGCTTGCCTTGCTCCATCGTCATCAGGCGCGCCACGTCGTCGGCGCGTTCGCGGAACAGGGCGGCGGCTTTGCGCATCGTGGCCGCGCGTTCGTGGGCCGGCACCTTGCGCCACGTTTCGAAGCCGCGCTGCGCGGCGG is drawn from Trinickia violacea and contains these coding sequences:
- a CDS encoding response regulator; the protein is MRILLVEDDDLIGSGVEAGLRQAGFTVDWARDGRKAMLALETTAYALVVLDLGLPLMSGNELLRWLRDAGNDVPVLVLTAKGTVADRVDGLEAGADDYIGKPFDLLELVARSRALLRRSQGRSVEVIRYRDLVVDPAGQTVLRDDARVPLTARELAVLVQLLTHQGVPQSKSRLEESLYGWQEEIESNAIEVHVSNLRKKLGADLITTVRGIGYVMEKV
- a CDS encoding potassium transporter Kup; amino-acid sequence: MSLPATETSGAGHVGEPRPHKPAMPALALAALGVVYGDIGTSPLYTLQTVFDPANGLALNRFNLIGIVSLIFWSLMVVVSLKYVALILRANNHGEGGIMALLSLAASSVATRKRLRNSLLLVGIMGAALFFGDSVITPAISVLSAVEGLEVAAPVLKTYVIPVTLAALITLFIMQKHGTAGIGAVFGPIMVVWFAVLAVAGVVNIADAPAILSALDPFHGLAFCLHHRWLAFVALGAVVLSLTGAEALYADMGHFGANPIRLTWFGLVFPALALNYLGQGALLLANPKAMQNPFYLLFPQWALFPMIVLSTIATIIASQAVISGTYSMAKQAMQLGFLPRMTVVYTSAQEIGQIYVPGINWALLCAVVAAVVGFGSSTALGSAYGIAVTGTMLITTCLTFFVVRYAWNYNWFLCVFATVFFFLIDATFFSANLLKIVQGGWFPLVIGIVMFTVMATWGRGWEMMLAEARVRAGTTPLKSYLSTLLAHSPTRVGGTAIFLSPNPHSVPHALVNNLIHNRVFHQRVVFLTVSTKEIPWVPPSQRATVERLVDECYQVTIHYGFKDEVNLPVALEACKPLGLAFDPTETSYFLSRASVVPVSNVGMALWREKMFAVMLHNVGNVAEYLKLPANRVIELGARVEL
- a CDS encoding NAD-dependent succinate-semialdehyde dehydrogenase, which codes for MVTSSYTDTRLLINGEWCDALSGKTIDVINPATGKAIGKVAHAGIADLDRALAAAQRGFETWRKVPAHERAATMRKAAALFRERADDVARLMTMEQGKPFAESRIEVLSAADIIEWFADEGRRVYGRIVPPRNLAVQQTVQKEPIGPVAAFTPWNFPVNQVVRKLSAALASGCSFLVKAPEETPASPAALLKAFVDAGVPAGVVGLVFGDPAEISGYLIPHPVIRKVTFTGSTPVGKQLAALAGAHMKRATMELGGHAPVIVAEDADVALAVKAAGGAKFRNAGQVCISPTRFLVHNSIREQFVRELVKHAENLKLGDGLAEGTNLGPLANARRLTAMSKVLEDARATGAKVETGGERVGTEGNFFAPTVLSNVSLEADVFNNEPFGPVAAVRGVDSLEEAIAEANRLPFGLAGYAFTKSFKNVHLLSQQLEVGMLWINQPATPWPEMPFGGVKDSGYGSEGGPEAMEGYLVTKSVTVAAV